A part of Solicola gregarius genomic DNA contains:
- a CDS encoding oxidoreductase has protein sequence MKWTVANIPDLHGNWTMITGPTGGLGVHTSLELARRGSNIILAARNLERAREVASQIHATAPGVAVDVVPLDLGELTSVRSATDLIRRDHKRIDVLINNAGVMAPPERRTADGYELQIGTNHIGHFALTARLWPLLQESRSRVVTISSLLHTSVRGIDLGSLDHAGEPRRYRRWRSYGESKLANLLFSQELHHRCTEAGVGVVSVAAHPGFASTNLQTTGPQLEGRTVGSLGLGMMTKVFAQPAHAGAWPILMAATTPMLAGGSYVGPGAMRQTRGAPRLVGMSSAARSREYGQQLWAATEQAIGERFPVG, from the coding sequence ATGAAGTGGACAGTCGCCAACATCCCGGACCTGCACGGTAACTGGACGATGATCACCGGCCCGACCGGCGGCCTCGGCGTGCACACCTCGCTCGAGCTCGCGCGCAGGGGCAGCAACATCATCCTCGCTGCCCGCAACCTCGAACGGGCCCGTGAGGTCGCGAGCCAGATCCACGCGACGGCACCCGGGGTCGCCGTCGATGTCGTGCCACTCGACCTCGGCGAGCTGACGTCCGTACGCAGCGCGACGGACCTGATCCGGCGCGATCACAAGCGCATCGACGTACTGATCAACAATGCGGGTGTCATGGCCCCGCCGGAGCGTCGTACGGCCGACGGGTACGAACTGCAGATCGGCACCAACCACATCGGGCACTTCGCCCTCACCGCGCGACTGTGGCCGCTGCTCCAGGAGAGCAGGTCGCGGGTCGTCACGATCTCGTCGCTGTTGCACACGAGCGTGCGCGGCATCGACCTCGGCTCGCTCGACCACGCCGGTGAGCCACGCCGCTACCGTCGCTGGCGCTCGTACGGCGAGTCGAAGCTCGCGAACCTGCTGTTCAGCCAGGAGCTTCACCATCGTTGTACGGAGGCGGGCGTCGGTGTCGTGAGCGTGGCCGCGCACCCCGGCTTCGCGTCGACCAACCTGCAGACGACCGGACCGCAGCTCGAGGGACGTACGGTCGGCTCGCTCGGCCTCGGCATGATGACGAAGGTCTTCGCCCAGCCTGCGCACGCGGGGGCATGGCCGATCCTGATGGCCGCGACCACACCGATGCTCGCGGGCGGCTCGTACGTCGGGCCGGGCGCGATGCGCCAGACCCGAGGCGCTCCTCGCCTTGTCGGCATGTCGAGCGCGGCCCGAAGCCGCGAGTACGGCCAGCAGCTGTGGGCCGCGACGGAGCAGGCGATCGGGGAGCGGTTCCCCGTGGGCTGA
- a CDS encoding penicillin acylase family protein — protein sequence MRPHIVRVFTAAAASGLVLALTPSVVDTAAAEPVPDAVDYCEGQCDYILPPGQAGNATIKELLAFLQTGKRPAHFSDQLGKYEDLVRGYSGLTDDQLDRFFNDESFGVPDDEVASTIHPRDDVTIVRDKRDGVPHITGETRAGTMFGAGYAGAADRLFVMDVFRHLGRGNLTSLAGGAVGNREFEQQIWRIAPYTNAELRQQFDDLADLGEVGVRMQQDARSWVKGVNAYIAEARKGAELPGEYVALGHPTGPTKWKVTDILATAAVAGGMFGSGGGSEMQSALALIEARARYGKTRGIEVWKAFRAAEDPETVTTVDESFPYGTDALTEGTVLPDRGSVRAANWVTDRKGSAKDSRRTPRPTGRSLKGFANDGVLPDGFLDEPTTMMSNATMVSGEHTESGNPVAVFGPQTGFFAPQLWMVQELQGPGVSAAGASFAGLNFAVLVGRGQDYAWSPTSAMQDITDSYAVRLCNLKTGARGTLTSRGYRFHGDCLPIRRVKRHSSWKPSLGDQTPKGSYTLVADRTKLGIITHRANVYGRATAFTSLRSTFMHEGDAAAAFLAMNDPEQVSSAEDFQRAASRVNYTFNWFYVDDQDIAYFNSGANPIRPDGADANLPTEGRKRYEWKGWHADDNSADYTSFEEHPQAVDKDYLVNWNNKQAPGYNAADGNFMFGSVHRAQLLDDRVRAQIDSGEKFTRASLVSLVEEAGLEDPRADRPLGLLLDVIGDRPIKDQELATAVQKLRVWRESGGLRTAGTSEKPKFKHSRALRVLDAWWPRVVRAEFRPKLHKGLYASLLGAAPILSGYSHRGNASADAWSSWMSKDLRRILGRSVDAPLPRLYCGEGTVATCRKVLLKSLDAALDVPKKQVYPADGTCKAADQYCAAQTLHQSLGGITQDPIHWQNRSTFQQVIEFPGGR from the coding sequence GTGCGTCCACACATCGTCCGTGTCTTCACCGCGGCCGCCGCGAGCGGCCTCGTACTCGCCCTCACCCCGTCGGTCGTCGACACCGCAGCGGCCGAACCCGTGCCCGATGCCGTCGACTACTGCGAGGGCCAGTGCGACTACATCCTCCCGCCCGGCCAGGCCGGCAACGCCACGATCAAGGAGCTGCTGGCGTTCCTGCAGACCGGTAAGCGACCGGCACACTTCTCCGACCAACTCGGGAAGTACGAGGATCTCGTACGCGGCTACAGCGGACTCACCGACGACCAGCTGGACAGGTTCTTCAACGACGAGTCGTTCGGGGTGCCCGACGACGAGGTCGCGAGCACGATCCATCCTCGCGACGACGTGACGATCGTGCGGGACAAGCGTGACGGCGTACCGCACATCACCGGTGAGACCCGCGCGGGCACGATGTTCGGAGCCGGGTACGCGGGCGCGGCCGACCGCTTGTTCGTGATGGACGTGTTCCGCCACCTCGGGCGCGGAAACCTCACCTCCCTCGCGGGCGGGGCGGTCGGCAACCGCGAGTTCGAGCAACAGATCTGGCGCATCGCGCCGTACACGAACGCCGAGCTGCGCCAGCAGTTCGACGATCTGGCCGACCTCGGCGAGGTGGGTGTGCGGATGCAGCAGGACGCCAGGTCATGGGTGAAGGGTGTCAACGCGTACATCGCCGAGGCACGCAAGGGCGCTGAGCTACCCGGCGAGTACGTGGCGCTCGGGCACCCCACTGGTCCGACGAAGTGGAAGGTCACCGACATCCTCGCGACCGCGGCCGTCGCGGGCGGGATGTTCGGCAGTGGCGGCGGATCCGAGATGCAGTCCGCGCTCGCACTGATCGAGGCCCGCGCGCGGTACGGCAAGACCCGCGGAATCGAAGTGTGGAAGGCGTTCCGCGCCGCCGAGGATCCCGAGACAGTCACGACCGTCGACGAGTCGTTCCCGTACGGAACCGATGCGCTCACCGAGGGTACGGTGCTTCCCGATCGCGGCAGCGTACGCGCGGCCAACTGGGTGACCGATCGCAAGGGCAGCGCAAAGGACTCCCGGCGTACGCCGCGGCCGACCGGCCGATCGCTGAAGGGATTCGCGAACGACGGCGTACTGCCGGACGGATTCCTCGACGAGCCGACAACGATGATGTCGAACGCGACTATGGTCTCGGGCGAGCACACCGAGAGCGGCAACCCGGTCGCGGTGTTCGGCCCGCAAACGGGGTTCTTCGCACCTCAGCTGTGGATGGTCCAGGAGCTTCAGGGGCCGGGTGTCAGCGCGGCCGGTGCCTCGTTCGCCGGGCTCAACTTCGCCGTGCTCGTCGGTCGTGGCCAGGACTACGCATGGAGCCCGACGTCGGCGATGCAGGACATCACCGACTCGTACGCGGTGCGCCTGTGCAACCTGAAGACCGGAGCGCGTGGCACGCTGACGTCCCGCGGCTACCGGTTCCACGGCGACTGCCTGCCGATCCGTCGGGTCAAGCGGCACAGCTCTTGGAAGCCGTCGCTGGGCGACCAGACGCCGAAAGGGTCGTACACGCTGGTCGCAGACCGCACGAAGCTCGGCATCATCACCCACCGGGCGAACGTCTACGGCAGGGCAACGGCGTTCACGTCGCTTCGCAGCACCTTCATGCACGAAGGTGACGCCGCGGCGGCGTTCCTCGCCATGAACGACCCCGAGCAGGTTTCGTCCGCCGAGGACTTCCAGCGAGCCGCCTCGCGCGTCAACTACACCTTCAACTGGTTCTACGTCGACGATCAGGACATCGCGTACTTCAACTCAGGGGCGAACCCGATCCGACCCGACGGCGCCGACGCGAACCTCCCGACCGAGGGACGCAAGCGGTACGAGTGGAAGGGCTGGCACGCCGACGACAACTCGGCCGACTACACGTCGTTCGAAGAGCATCCGCAGGCCGTCGACAAGGACTACCTCGTCAACTGGAACAACAAGCAGGCACCCGGCTACAACGCCGCCGACGGCAACTTCATGTTCGGATCGGTCCACCGGGCACAACTGCTCGACGATCGCGTACGCGCACAGATCGACTCCGGCGAGAAGTTCACCCGCGCCTCGCTGGTCAGCCTGGTCGAGGAGGCCGGCCTCGAGGACCCACGGGCCGACCGACCACTCGGACTGCTGCTCGACGTCATCGGCGACCGACCGATCAAGGACCAGGAGCTCGCCACGGCGGTCCAGAAGCTGCGGGTGTGGCGAGAGTCGGGCGGCCTACGAACGGCGGGAACGTCGGAGAAGCCGAAGTTCAAGCACAGCAGGGCGCTTCGCGTCCTCGACGCATGGTGGCCTCGGGTCGTCCGGGCCGAGTTCCGGCCCAAGCTGCACAAGGGTCTCTACGCGAGCCTGCTCGGTGCGGCACCTATCCTGTCGGGATACTCGCACCGCGGAAACGCCAGCGCCGATGCGTGGAGCAGCTGGATGAGCAAGGACCTCCGGCGGATCCTCGGCCGCAGCGTCGACGCACCGCTACCGCGGCTCTACTGCGGCGAAGGCACCGTGGCAACCTGCCGCAAGGTGCTACTCAAGTCGCTGGACGCGGCGCTCGACGTACCGAAGAAGCAGGTGTACCCGGCTGACGGCACCTGCAAGGCGGCCGACCAGTACTGCGCCGCGCAGACCCTCCATCAGTCGCTCGGAGGCATTACCCAAGACCCGATCCACTGGCAGAACCGCTCGACGTTCCAGCAGGTGATCGAGTTCCCCGGCGGGCGGTGA
- a CDS encoding DUF222 domain-containing protein has translation MRAATLTDDLESKDGLDVALDARRHLAQTEAAQYDALLGYLADTAGTALARAGGINEWTRYGGSGTPSVSEYAACEVGPALGLSASGGRDLIADTLDLTHRLPQLFACLHDGTVDAWRIRKVARKTRRFTIAQAGDADRRLAAANVDGTPLIARVGMGRVNQILDQIRITEDPDDPENQRNENRRRRSVSIWPEDGLARISGTLTLDDGKRLDQRLDQIVESLRFLGDNRPHGILRSVALGMLDEPDSLDDLYHHVHKARRAGGGTDADADDSYADQPGDGGSPERATRARRSGSRQSVLYVHFDTWSLEDVGAITRSEAPEILGHSHVTVKPVARSPTQA, from the coding sequence ATGAGGGCGGCCACACTCACCGACGATCTCGAGTCCAAGGACGGGCTCGACGTCGCGCTGGACGCACGTCGCCACCTGGCGCAGACCGAGGCCGCCCAGTACGACGCCCTGCTCGGCTACCTCGCCGACACCGCAGGTACGGCCCTCGCACGCGCCGGCGGGATCAACGAGTGGACCCGTTACGGCGGGTCGGGCACCCCGAGCGTGTCGGAGTACGCCGCGTGTGAGGTCGGCCCCGCACTCGGGCTGTCCGCATCCGGTGGCCGGGACCTGATCGCCGACACCCTCGACCTCACCCATCGTCTCCCGCAACTCTTCGCCTGCCTGCACGACGGGACGGTCGATGCGTGGCGGATCCGCAAAGTTGCCCGCAAGACCCGACGATTCACGATCGCCCAAGCCGGCGACGCCGACCGGCGCCTCGCAGCTGCGAATGTGGACGGGACGCCGTTGATCGCGCGGGTCGGCATGGGGCGGGTGAACCAGATCCTGGACCAGATCCGCATCACCGAAGACCCCGACGACCCCGAAAACCAACGCAACGAAAACCGGCGTCGGCGGAGTGTGTCGATCTGGCCCGAAGACGGACTCGCCCGCATCTCCGGCACCCTGACCCTCGACGACGGCAAGAGGCTCGATCAACGTCTCGACCAGATCGTCGAATCGCTGCGGTTCCTCGGCGACAACCGCCCTCACGGCATCCTCCGCTCCGTCGCCCTCGGCATGCTCGACGAACCCGACTCCCTCGACGACCTCTACCACCACGTCCACAAGGCCCGCAGGGCCGGCGGCGGCACCGATGCAGACGCCGACGATTCGTACGCCGACCAGCCCGGCGACGGCGGGTCACCCGAACGGGCAACTCGGGCACGCCGCTCCGGCTCGCGGCAGTCGGTCTTGTACGTCCATTTCGACACCTGGTCCCTCGAAGACGTCGGCGCCATCACCCGCTCCGAAGCGCCCGAGATCCTCGGCCACTCCCACGTCACCGTCAAACCCGTCGCCCGATCTCCGACTCAGGCCTGA
- a CDS encoding glycerol-3-phosphate dehydrogenase/oxidase, whose product MTGSSALNATRRRRELAEVGAGEPIDVLVIGGGITGAGVALDAASRGLRTVLVERRDLAFGTSRWSSKLVHGGLRYLASGDVGIAYESAVERRVLMTHTAPHLVRPMPQLIPMTPDLSGRQRAFIRAGQYAGDALRCASGTSGHVLPRSRRIGRSETLRLAPSVRAEGLDGGLLGWDGQLIDDARLVVAVARTAASYGARILTRVSASAVTERSATLCDELSGESFDVRARAIVNATGVWAGGLDPSVTLRPSRGTHLVFDASTFRGLNAILTVRVPGERNRFLMALPADHGRVYVGLTDEPAPGPVPDVPEPSDHEVDELLTTVGRVLQEPVTRADVRGAFAGLRPLLDSAGGSTSDLSRRHVVQAADGGPTTVVGGKLTTYRRMAQDAVDRAIGRARLAALPSRTARLRLVGAGGTRAAADLPPTLVARYGSEASTVAEQPGGLAPVADGLDVCAAEFAFATSHEGALSIDDILDRRTRIGLVADDRARAYDAAADVVELAQA is encoded by the coding sequence ATGACCGGCTCGTCGGCGCTGAACGCCACCCGGCGCCGCCGGGAGCTCGCCGAGGTCGGGGCCGGTGAACCGATCGACGTGCTCGTGATCGGCGGCGGCATCACCGGCGCCGGGGTGGCGCTCGATGCGGCATCGCGCGGCCTTCGTACCGTGCTCGTCGAACGGCGCGACCTGGCCTTCGGCACGAGCCGTTGGAGCTCGAAGCTCGTGCACGGCGGCCTGCGCTATCTCGCATCGGGTGATGTCGGCATCGCGTACGAGAGCGCGGTCGAGCGCCGCGTCCTGATGACTCACACTGCACCGCACCTGGTCCGTCCGATGCCGCAGTTGATTCCGATGACTCCGGATCTGAGTGGTCGGCAGCGGGCGTTCATCCGCGCCGGTCAGTACGCCGGTGATGCGTTGCGATGCGCGTCGGGCACCAGCGGGCACGTACTCCCGCGGTCGCGTCGGATCGGGCGGTCGGAGACGTTGCGCCTCGCCCCCTCGGTACGTGCCGAGGGGCTGGACGGTGGGCTGCTCGGGTGGGACGGCCAGCTCATCGACGACGCGCGCCTGGTCGTCGCCGTGGCTCGCACGGCCGCATCGTACGGGGCGCGAATCCTCACCCGTGTCTCGGCATCGGCGGTCACTGAGAGGTCGGCAACGCTGTGCGATGAGTTGTCCGGTGAGTCGTTCGACGTACGTGCGCGCGCCATCGTGAACGCGACCGGTGTGTGGGCGGGCGGCCTCGACCCGAGCGTCACTCTGCGCCCGAGCCGCGGAACCCATCTGGTGTTCGACGCGTCGACGTTCCGCGGTTTGAACGCGATCCTGACCGTCCGGGTTCCGGGTGAGCGGAACCGGTTCCTGATGGCCTTGCCTGCCGACCATGGCCGCGTGTACGTGGGCCTGACCGACGAGCCGGCGCCCGGGCCGGTCCCCGATGTGCCGGAGCCGAGCGACCATGAGGTCGATGAGCTGCTGACCACGGTCGGCCGCGTCCTGCAGGAGCCCGTGACGCGAGCCGACGTACGTGGCGCGTTCGCAGGGCTTCGCCCGCTCCTCGACTCTGCCGGCGGTTCAACGTCCGACCTGTCTCGGCGGCATGTTGTGCAGGCGGCCGACGGCGGGCCGACGACCGTGGTGGGCGGCAAGCTCACGACGTACCGGCGGATGGCGCAGGACGCGGTCGATCGCGCGATCGGCAGGGCCCGGCTCGCTGCTCTGCCGTCGCGAACGGCGCGGCTGCGCCTCGTCGGCGCCGGCGGAACGCGAGCCGCTGCGGACCTTCCTCCCACGCTGGTCGCACGCTACGGCAGTGAGGCGAGCACCGTGGCAGAGCAGCCCGGCGGCCTCGCGCCCGTGGCCGACGGCCTCGACGTCTGTGCGGCCGAGTTCGCATTCGCTACCAGCCACGAGGGTGCCCTGAGTATCGATGACATCCTTGACCGCCGTACGCGCATCGGCCTCGTCGCGGACGACCGTGCCCGTGCGTACGATGCCGCCGCCGACGTCGTCGAGCTCGCTCAGGCCTGA
- a CDS encoding TetR/AcrR family transcriptional regulator — MPRTDPSEVDTAILAAARSCVLDFGVRKTTLAEVARRARVSRPTVYRRWADTDSLIAELITREFRSAVSDVIPAGPDARTRIVRGVVEGSRRIRNHEVFVKVFHADADLLLTYIVERLGRTQHEVLELCAAVISAGQADGSVREGDPEQMAMMVLLIVQSSVQSARMIEATLPPDALDEQLTDAVDGFLAPRTR, encoded by the coding sequence ATGCCGCGTACCGATCCCAGCGAGGTAGACACCGCGATCCTGGCTGCTGCACGCTCCTGTGTGCTCGACTTCGGGGTCCGCAAGACCACGCTCGCCGAGGTGGCGCGCCGCGCGCGGGTCAGCCGGCCGACCGTGTACCGCCGCTGGGCAGACACCGACAGCCTGATCGCCGAGCTCATCACGCGGGAGTTCCGGTCTGCGGTCTCGGATGTCATTCCGGCAGGTCCCGACGCGCGGACGCGGATCGTGCGGGGAGTGGTCGAGGGATCGCGGCGCATCCGCAACCACGAGGTCTTCGTCAAGGTCTTCCACGCCGACGCCGACCTCCTGCTCACCTACATCGTCGAGCGGCTGGGGAGGACCCAGCACGAGGTGCTCGAGCTGTGCGCCGCGGTGATCTCTGCGGGTCAGGCCGACGGCTCCGTACGCGAGGGCGACCCCGAGCAGATGGCGATGATGGTGTTGCTGATCGTTCAGTCGTCGGTGCAGTCCGCGCGGATGATCGAGGCCACCCTGCCGCCCGATGCGCTCGACGAGCAGCTCACCGACGCCGTCGACGGCTTCCTCGCGCCGAGGACGAGATGA
- a CDS encoding FAD-binding oxidoreductase encodes MSEQPMAWDAWGDPERATPLPDEVRALIAAAFHLDTAPTPPLDEHDVRLRHGALDPADLDALAEIGGPDSVSVEHASRLRHAGGKSTTDLLRRQGPRQDAPDAVVEPPTPEAVVRVLEYCSQRRIAVVAYGGGTSVVGGVDPVRDGFDAVVSLDLCRLVSLASLDTTSGLATLGAGLTGPQAEALLGEHGLSLGHFPQSFEHASIGGFAATRSSGQASSGYGRFDDMVHAVTVATPRGTIRLGRAPASAAGPDLRQLFLGSEGTLGVITDVTVRVHPVPSHTSYASWTFPDFASGADAVRTLVQAGGRPTVIRLSDEAETATNHLIAGAADAPPGCSAVATFEGESERAEFELAYARRMLEAAGGTWQGADTAQAWERGRFQAPYLRDSLLREGVLVETLETATTWSNLATLRAAVTDALASALGDTAPLVMCHLSHTYATGASLYFTVACARADDPIGQWSTAKHAVGDAIANAGGTITHHHAVGRDHLPWMHDEIGGLGIDVLRAVKSAVDPAGILNPGKLIG; translated from the coding sequence ATGAGCGAGCAGCCGATGGCGTGGGACGCCTGGGGTGATCCAGAACGAGCAACTCCCCTTCCCGACGAGGTGCGCGCGCTGATCGCGGCGGCATTCCATCTCGACACCGCACCCACCCCGCCCCTCGACGAGCACGACGTACGCCTGCGGCACGGTGCGCTCGATCCCGCCGACCTCGACGCGCTCGCCGAGATCGGCGGCCCGGACTCGGTGTCCGTCGAGCACGCGAGCCGGCTGCGTCACGCCGGCGGCAAGAGCACGACCGACCTGTTGCGCCGGCAGGGACCACGGCAGGACGCGCCCGACGCCGTCGTCGAACCGCCGACACCCGAAGCCGTCGTACGCGTCCTCGAGTACTGCTCGCAGCGTCGCATCGCCGTAGTCGCGTACGGGGGTGGCACCAGCGTGGTCGGCGGCGTCGACCCGGTGCGCGACGGGTTCGATGCGGTCGTCAGCCTCGATCTGTGCCGACTCGTCTCACTCGCCTCACTCGACACCACCAGCGGTCTCGCGACGCTCGGCGCAGGGCTGACCGGGCCGCAGGCCGAGGCGCTCCTCGGCGAGCACGGACTGTCGCTCGGGCATTTCCCGCAGAGCTTCGAGCACGCGAGCATCGGCGGATTCGCGGCGACCCGATCCTCCGGTCAGGCGTCGAGCGGATACGGGCGGTTCGACGACATGGTTCACGCGGTGACCGTGGCGACGCCGCGCGGGACCATCCGGCTCGGCCGTGCGCCCGCCTCGGCGGCAGGGCCCGATCTGCGACAACTGTTCCTCGGTTCCGAGGGCACCCTCGGCGTCATCACCGACGTGACGGTTCGCGTCCACCCGGTGCCGTCACACACGTCGTACGCGTCGTGGACGTTCCCGGACTTCGCATCGGGTGCCGACGCCGTACGCACGCTCGTCCAGGCGGGCGGTCGACCGACGGTGATTCGACTCTCCGACGAGGCCGAGACGGCAACCAACCACCTCATCGCGGGGGCCGCGGACGCGCCGCCGGGGTGTAGCGCCGTCGCGACGTTCGAGGGCGAGAGTGAGCGAGCCGAGTTCGAGCTCGCGTACGCGCGGCGGATGCTCGAGGCCGCGGGAGGCACCTGGCAGGGAGCCGACACGGCTCAGGCCTGGGAGCGCGGCAGGTTCCAGGCGCCGTACCTTCGCGACTCGCTGCTTCGCGAAGGCGTCCTGGTCGAGACCCTCGAGACCGCCACGACCTGGTCGAACCTCGCCACTCTGCGCGCCGCCGTCACCGATGCGCTCGCCTCCGCGCTCGGCGACACCGCCCCGCTCGTGATGTGCCATCTGTCGCACACGTACGCGACCGGCGCGTCCCTGTACTTCACCGTCGCCTGTGCTCGGGCCGACGACCCGATCGGCCAGTGGTCCACCGCGAAGCATGCCGTCGGCGACGCGATCGCCAATGCCGGCGGCACGATCACGCACCACCACGCCGTCGGTCGCGACCACCTGCCGTGGATGCATGACGAGATCGGCGGTCTGGGCATCGACGTCCTGCGTGCGGTCAAGTCGGCAGTCGACCCGGCCGGCATCCTGAACCCCGGCAAGCTGATCGGGTGA
- a CDS encoding M1 family metallopeptidase, with protein sequence MSLRTRAAASLSLCLLLTACSNAADQAEGDPENAATRIPKDLSAAKSEPVDDPYYPDNGEPYFDALHYDLTLDWDPSETTLSGKAAITFRVTEPRDEVELDFGEPLEVTSATLDGNRIDAVEDGEQLVLQTPGIKPDSLHTLTIEYAGTPEPVATSSSRSDMPMVGWTTESDGGAWTMQEPWGAYTWYPVNDHPSDKAYYSATVTTHDAMTAVFNGRLTDSREDADATTTSWTLDEPAASYLITIAIGDYSVTSDDGPDGLPLTYWTRPEDEQQLPRLEQSPEILEWLEEQLGPYPFDSAGIVIVPSRSGMETQTMVTLGSGVRMTDDDYVSVIAHEYAHQWLGDTVTPNNWKDLWLNEGLTMYIEALWNDHVGTASYESLIKQWAASDDLDRSTYGPPGEYRKTEFASNNVYLSGAVMLDHIRDAVGEEVFANALRGWPEAYRNESVDREDFITYFSDATGTDIGPFVNDWLTSPTTPRGPVVPAP encoded by the coding sequence ATGTCGTTGCGTACGCGGGCCGCGGCCTCGCTGTCCCTCTGCCTGTTGCTGACCGCCTGCTCGAACGCCGCCGACCAGGCCGAGGGCGATCCGGAGAACGCCGCAACGCGGATCCCGAAGGACCTCTCGGCCGCCAAGTCCGAGCCTGTCGACGACCCGTACTACCCGGACAACGGCGAGCCGTACTTCGACGCGCTGCACTACGACCTCACCCTCGACTGGGACCCGTCGGAGACCACCCTCAGCGGGAAGGCCGCGATCACGTTCCGCGTCACCGAGCCGCGGGACGAGGTGGAGCTCGACTTCGGCGAGCCGCTCGAGGTGACGTCCGCGACACTCGACGGGAACCGGATCGACGCCGTCGAGGATGGCGAGCAGCTCGTACTGCAGACACCTGGCATCAAGCCGGACTCCCTACACACATTGACGATCGAGTACGCGGGAACACCCGAGCCGGTGGCCACCAGCTCGTCTCGGTCAGATATGCCGATGGTTGGCTGGACGACCGAGAGCGACGGCGGCGCCTGGACGATGCAGGAGCCCTGGGGCGCCTATACCTGGTACCCGGTCAACGACCACCCGTCGGACAAGGCGTACTACTCGGCGACCGTGACCACCCATGACGCGATGACTGCGGTGTTCAACGGTCGGCTCACCGACTCCCGGGAGGATGCGGACGCGACGACCACCTCGTGGACACTCGACGAGCCGGCCGCTTCGTACCTCATCACGATCGCGATCGGCGACTACTCCGTCACCTCCGACGACGGGCCGGACGGCCTGCCGCTCACGTACTGGACACGACCGGAAGACGAGCAGCAGCTCCCCAGGCTGGAGCAGTCGCCCGAGATCCTCGAGTGGCTCGAGGAGCAGCTCGGGCCGTATCCGTTCGACAGCGCGGGGATCGTGATCGTCCCATCCCGGTCGGGCATGGAGACCCAGACGATGGTGACGCTCGGCTCCGGCGTTCGGATGACCGACGACGACTACGTCTCGGTGATCGCGCACGAGTACGCGCATCAGTGGCTCGGCGACACTGTCACGCCGAACAACTGGAAGGACCTCTGGCTCAACGAGGGTCTGACGATGTACATCGAGGCGCTATGGAACGACCACGTGGGCACGGCGTCGTACGAAAGCCTGATCAAGCAGTGGGCTGCGTCGGATGACCTCGATCGCTCGACGTACGGACCCCCGGGCGAATACCGCAAGACCGAGTTCGCGTCGAACAACGTCTACCTCAGCGGCGCCGTGATGCTCGACCACATCCGCGACGCCGTCGGCGAGGAGGTGTTCGCCAACGCGCTGCGCGGTTGGCCCGAGGCATACCGCAACGAGTCGGTCGACCGCGAGGACTTCATCACGTACTTCTCCGATGCGACCGGCACGGACATCGGCCCCTTCGTCAACGACTGGCTGACGTCGCCGACAACGCCTCGGGGCCCGGTCGTTCCCGCCCCGTGA